In the genome of Oncorhynchus clarkii lewisi isolate Uvic-CL-2024 chromosome 4, UVic_Ocla_1.0, whole genome shotgun sequence, one region contains:
- the LOC139407696 gene encoding transmembrane protein 125-like — MPELEDFPPMRDDQPAGPDPDQIQRSILDEQVELWWFRDPAKSLLCYAVAVLLILGCGLGGILLLSTTTSFSSDWRMGAGMALCLLALAVLLKQLLSSAVQDMNCVRSRRRIDILKSGGLSDLLVVLITGLCLVVCGAVLLKLALGHHMPKPGVALNDMYISGVVLLAGGGSAVVGVGVYTGVVFLLERTWPGQRFRDRAMGVFTISGRHMDQGRRETTSSLANLI, encoded by the coding sequence ATGCCAGAGCTGGAGGACTTCCCCCCGATGCGGGATGACCAGCCGGCTGGTCCTGACCCGGACCAGATCCAGCGCAGCATACTGGACGAGCAGGTAGAGCTGTGGTGGTTCCGCGACCCGGCCAAGTCTCTGCTGTGCTACGCCGTCGCCGTCCTACTCATCCTGGGCTGCGGCCTGGGAGGCatactcctcctctccaccacgaCCAGCTTCTCTAGTGACTGGCGCATGGGAGCGGGCATGGCTCTGTGTCTCTTAGCCCTGGCCGTCCTCCTCAAACAGCTCCTGAGCTCCGCCGTGCAGGACATGAACTGCGTCCGTAGTCGGAGGCGGATCGATATCCTGAAGAGCGGAGGGCTGTCGGATCTGCTAGTGGTTCTCATCACAGGGCTGTGTCTGGTGGTCTGTGGGGCCGTACTGCTGAAGCTGGCACTAGGACACCACATGCCCAAGCCCGGCGTAGCCCTTAATGATATGTACATCTCTGGGGTGGTGTTGTTAGCTGGAGGGGGGTCAGCGGTGGTGGGGGTGGGAGTGTACACGGGGGTGGTGTTCCTGTTGGAGAGGACGTGGCCGGGACAGAGGTTCAGGGATAGGGCCATGGGGGTGTTCACTATCTCTGGACGACACATGGACCAGGGTAGGAGGGAGACCACCTCTAGCTTGGCTAACCtcatctga